CGTCCGGTTTCATCGATACCGCCGCCGTCCCCACTTTGTCCCGCGTCCCTGGCTTCACCACCACCAGATTGTGGGGCATGAAATCGGCGTTTTCCACGATCAACTCAAAGGGTTTGCCCGCCTCCACCACGATCCGGGCGGTGTCGAACCTCATTTGCTCGCGTACGGTCCGGACCACGAAGACCGCCACGCTCAAGCTTCGCAGTTGCTGGCGCAAACCCGCGGCTTGGTCCGCCGGAAGAAATCCCGCCAAGTCAGAGGCGAACTGCACGGTTTCAACAAAGGGCTGCGACGTCCGGTCTCCCGCCGGGACCGTCTTGGCCCAGGCCACCAACGACGAGGCCACTTGCCCGGCCTGCATTTTCGGCCACGAAGCACGCGGCAATACCCGCAATCCCCGGGCCGCCTCCAGGACCAGATCCCCCTTCTGAATCATTCCCGCGAGATCTCCAAAAACCACCCCGGGATCTTGATTCATGCTCGTCAAGGCCCGAATCGCTCCCGTGCGCACTTGGCCGTCAGTCCCGCTCTGGCCGAGCAATGCCCGCGTCTTGCCAAAAGCTTGCGCCCTGAAATCTGGACTGGCGATTTGAGGAATGCCCGAGAGCATTTCCGCAAACGCCTTGTTCTGCCCCGAAGCCTCTTTCCAGACACCCTCAAACGAATCGTCGGCCACCGCCAGCGCCGCCCACGCCGCCTGCCGGACTTCGGTGGATCCCCCGTTCGAGGCCAGACGGGCTAGTTGAGTGCGGGCGGACTTGAGATCCACCGGTTGCTGCCATGGAAGCAGGCGTGCCAGCATCGCATCCGGCTTCGCGCCGTCCAGTTTCTGCAAAAGCAGCGGCACCCGGGCCATGTTCCGGGCCATGGCCAAATCGGCCAGAGCCATGCTGCGATCGCTGTCCGTAAGTTCATTTCTTGACAGCAACGCCTCCAGGACGGCGGCATTCCGCGGCATGCTGCTCAGTTCCGCTGTGCTCAGAGAGCGCACCAGCCGCTCAATTCCCGCCGGATTGTTCGGCGCCACGGCCTTGCCCTCCGCCAGGGCGGATCGCCAAACCTTGTTCAACTGACGCAGGGTCTCCTTCAGCGTGTAATCGAGATAATAATCAGTGTCGTGCTTCAACGAAGCGAGCGCGACGTTCACGGCGCCGACTTCATTGTAAAAGCTGGCTGCGCGCACCGCCTCCAGCCGCACCCGGGGATGAGGATCCTCAGCCACTCGGGCAAACAAATCCAAAGCGTCCGACACCCGATCGCGCCAATAACAGAGGACCCTGGCAGCCGCCGCGCGCGCCCGATGATCCGGGGATTGCAACATGCGTCGCAGGAGATCCTGATCCACCACGTTGTGCCATTGGTGAACCCAGAGCGCTTCCATCATGTGGTGTTCGTACTGGGGGTGCTTCTTGTCCAATCCGGCGGCCCACTTCTTCACCGCGGCCACCACGCCAGAAGTTCTTCTTCCGCACAACTCGATCTTGGCCAGTTCGCGCGTTTGATTCTCAGGTTCCCGAAGCAGCTCCAGCAGCGCCGGAATCGGCTGCCCGTGAATCTTCGCCGGCTTGAGCAGCGGCCTTCCCGCGTAGGTCATCCGGTAAATCCGGCCATGGACCTTGTCGCGGTTGGGATCCCGCAGATGATGCTGCATGTGGCCAATGATCGGATTGTGCCAGTCACAAAAATAGATCGCTCCCTCCGGCCCGGTGGAAATGCAAATGGGACGAAAATTCGGGTCCGTCGAGGAAATCAAATGCTCCTTGGTCTCCCCCTTCAAACCCGATCCTTCCTCGGTCACTTGAGCCCGGAAAATACCCTGAAACCCAATCACATTGAGATTCAGGAAATTGCCCTGAAATTCCTCCGGAAAATGCCGGCTGGTGAGAAAGCCGGTCGCCGGGCATGGACGCGAGGGCCGGTTCCAAAACTCCTTCATCCCGGCGTGTTTGTGGGGATAATCAAGGAATCCACTGAAGGCCGCGCCGAAAAAGTTCGCGTTGCCCGTCGCGTCCGTGACGATGTCGTTGCCCCATCCGTCGAAGACACGCCCATGCGGATTGGCAAATCCATACGAAACATACGTCTGAAACCGCGAGGTGCGGGGCTCGAAACGATAGATGCCGCCGTCATTGTTGCGCACCACGCCAAGAGGCGTTTCCACCTGGGTTCGGTGAAACACACCGTCGCTCAGGTAAATCGAACCGCCCGGATCCAAACACAGCGCGTTGGCCGTGTGATGGCTGTCCGCCGAATCCATGCCCATCAACACCCGCTCTTTCCAATCCGCCTTCCCATCTCCATCGGTATCCCGCACCAACCACAGATCCGGCGCCTGCATCACCAACACGCCGTCTTTGTAGAATTGAAACCCGGTCGGGGCATTCAAATTGTCCATGAAATGGGTGCAACGATCCGCTTTTCCGTCCCCGTTGGTGTCCTCGAAAATGAGCAAGCTGTCGCCGATCTTGCTGGTCGGCGTGCGCAGTGGGTAATTCGGCCACACCGCCACCCAAAGCCGTCCCCGTGTGTCCCAAGCCATTTGCACCGGCTTCACCAACTCGGGAAATTCCTTCTCGCTGGCGAACAAATTCACCTTCATGCCGGAGTGAACGGTCATTTTCGCAATGGCTTCCTCCCCGCCCAGGATGGGATGGGAGCGGTCCGGATTCGCCCCCGGCTTGTTGGAACCCACCTTCGTCACCGCCGGCAGATTCGAGTCATCAACGCTCAAAAAACCGCCTTTCGCCACGGCCCATATCACCT
The sequence above is a segment of the Verrucomicrobiota bacterium genome. Coding sequences within it:
- a CDS encoding dehydrogenase, giving the protein MYGFGTYRRGLKPSDHALGKVLPEGQPRPVEKKSEAGAGNAGPLSLKKGDHIAWVGGGFADRLQHFGHLETLIHGKYPDHDLVFRNLAVAGDEVVFRHRSENFGTPDDWLKRVKADVVWGFFGFNESFKGADGLAGFKTDLDKWVKETRQKDYSGKGAPRVVLFSPVSFEKHPDPNVQPAEGPNAQLKMYAGAVEEVARANGVPYVDLFSISQRSYAAATGGRPLTHNGFHFTEEGDKILAPQLFVSLLGTPAPLGELDRLRAAVNEKNYQWHQRYRTVDGYNVYGGRSALAYEAGKGGFITDRFAPEPKVSNYKVMQEEMTQRDVLAANRDKVIWAVAKGGFLSVDDSNLPAVTKVGSNKPGANPDRSHPILGGEEAIAKMTVHSGMKVNLFASEKEFPELVKPVQMAWDTRGRLWVAVWPNYPLRTPTSKIGDSLLIFEDTNGDGKADRCTHFMDNLNAPTGFQFYKDGVLVMQAPDLWLVRDTDGDGKADWKERVLMGMDSADSHHTANALCLDPGGSIYLSDGVFHRTQVETPLGVVRNNDGGIYRFEPRTSRFQTYVSYGFANPHGRVFDGWGNDIVTDATGNANFFGAAFSGFLDYPHKHAGMKEFWNRPSRPCPATGFLTSRHFPEEFQGNFLNLNVIGFQGIFRAQVTEEGSGLKGETKEHLISSTDPNFRPICISTGPEGAIYFCDWHNPIIGHMQHHLRDPNRDKVHGRIYRMTYAGRPLLKPAKIHGQPIPALLELLREPENQTRELAKIELCGRRTSGVVAAVKKWAAGLDKKHPQYEHHMMEALWVHQWHNVVDQDLLRRMLQSPDHRARAAAARVLCYWRDRVSDALDLFARVAEDPHPRVRLEAVRAASFYNEVGAVNVALASLKHDTDYYLDYTLKETLRQLNKVWRSALAEGKAVAPNNPAGIERLVRSLSTAELSSMPRNAAVLEALLSRNELTDSDRSMALADLAMARNMARVPLLLQKLDGAKPDAMLARLLPWQQPVDLKSARTQLARLASNGGSTEVRQAAWAALAVADDSFEGVWKEASGQNKAFAEMLSGIPQIASPDFRAQAFGKTRALLGQSGTDGQVRTGAIRALTSMNQDPGVVFGDLAGMIQKGDLVLEAARGLRVLPRASWPKMQAGQVASSLVAWAKTVPAGDRTSQPFVETVQFASDLAGFLPADQAAGLRQQLRSLSVAVFVVRTVREQMRFDTARIVVEAGKPFELIVENADFMPHNLVVVKPGTRDKVGTAAVSMKPDEMDQRGRIYVPRNQDVIEATKLLAAGEKETLKITAPKDEGSYEFVCTFPGHHQVMWGWLVVTKDVEGYLRSNPEVKVAGAGGDHQHH